The following nucleotide sequence is from Corynebacterium hindlerae.
CGCACCATGTCGATCGCGGCCGAGGAGTTGAGCCGACCATAGGAGTAGCCCCACGGCAAGGTGATGATCGACGGCGCAAAGCGGTGGCCTTTGGTGTGGGAGGATTCCCAAATGATGTCGCCGTCGAAGGCACAGGTCAGGTCGGCAGCAAGCGGGCGCCCCTTGAGCGCGCAGCACCGGTCCCGTTTGCCGTGCGTACACACCAGCACCACGGGGTGATCCACCTCTTCCCCGCCTGAGCGCCCCGGTGCGGAAATATCGATATCCCACAACTGCGAGATATCCGAGATCATCAGTTTTTCTACCACTCCTACTTCTGTAAAAGCGATGAACACTGTTGTGTTGGCGCGTTGCTGTCCTTCTCTGCCCGCTTTGCGGATCAGCTGGACCGTGGCACCCATTCTCTTCAGGTAGGAAGCCAACTGCTCTGTGATCTCTGGTCCGAAGGCGTCACCGTCCATGACATCGTGGCCCCAGCCGTGTGCATGCTCGATGGCGAGGAATATCTTTCCCGTTTTTGCGGTCCCCGGCAGCGGTTCCGCACGTCCCGTAGAGCAAAAAACATCGGCGTTCATGGCACCAGACTAGCCTGTTCGCTAAGGATTACCTAACCTGTTACTCAAGTGTCTGATGTTATTACTGTTTGGCAACGATTCCGCCGATAATTATCTTTTGATAGGCCCCTCTAGATACGGTAGATACATGAATGCCATTTTTCGTTATGCCCGCAGCACAGCTCTCGTGGCAGCTGTCAGCCTGGCCGCTATCGGCCTGACTGCATGCGGCACAACCGAAACATCGTCTGGCGGGCCCACCAACATCCAAAAGCACTCGCTAGCAACCGATAGCACCCCCTCCCCCGCCCCAGAATCTACGGATCTCTCCCCACTGGGCAAGACAGACCCGACGATGAAAACTCACGCAATGGAAGCTCCCGCCAAGCTCGTCCCCGTCGCGATGCGCGCCGGCACCCACAAGAGCTTTGATCGCGTGGTAGTCGAGTTCACGGGCGAAGGCACCCCTGGCTGGCATGTGGATTACATCCCCACCCCGCAACAGCAGGCCAGCGGACAAGACCTTCCGGTGAGCGGAGATTCTTTCCTCAACGTCAACATCGACGGCACCACCTACCCCTTCGAAATTGGCGTTCCCGAACAAGAACTCACTCCCGTCAAGGGCGCAGGCCCTGCCGTGAATGAGGTCGTCTCCGGTGGCACGTTTGAAGGCCGCTCCCAGTTCATCATCGGACTCAATGGTGCGCCTCGTCCGTACTCGGTCTCCTTCCTGGAAGACCCGAAGCGACTCGTCATCGACTTCGAACAGAACTAATCGTAGGTAGCTTCTACCCGCCACCGCCCCGCGAGCCACAGCAACAACAAAGCTCGCGGGGCGTCGTCATACTGCGCCACTAGCTGCAGGCGCGCATACCTCCGCCCGGTTTCCTCCCACCAGCGCTCGTCCACGGGCCACGGCCCCGCCCACGCGGTGACGGGAAACTTCCGGCCACCACGCACCAACCATGCCGGCTGTGTGTTGAGAACCGCATCCGCAGTGACGTACACATCGGAGCCGGTGGCGTCGATAAGCTGCAACGTTGCGGCCGGGTGCGTGACGCTGCGCGCCGGGCGTGGTGAGGGAATCGCCCCCAGCCAGGGCCCATCCGCACGCGCAGGGGCCGCCTCTTCCCCGTAGGGCACCAGTTCGACACACTCCGCGGGACCCCGACCACCCACGGCCCGCGGTTGGAGCACCGCATCTGTCCCCAGCATCGACTGCACCCGCGACACCACCCGGCGCACCTGCGCCGCACGCTCCCCGGAACCGCCCCACAGCCCTGCATCGTTGCCGGGGGCGGTCACCTCAACCGGCTCCAGCGCGAGCGTACGAATACCCGGCAGTTCACGGCTCGTCAGCCACCCGTCCAGTTGCCACCGCACTCGGTCCGCCGTCGCCTGCTCCGTAAGCGCCTCCCGAGTACGCCACACTCGTTCCAGCTGCACGTCAAACTCTGCAATAACCCTCAGTCGCTGACACACCACGCCCGCCTGGCGCAACTTATCATGCAGCGTCACCGCCAACGTGCGCGCCACAAACGCGGCCTCATCCACCCGGGTAATCAGCTCCTCTGGGGTAAGCTCTACCCGCAGCTCCGCGGTCGGCAACTCCGGCGCGACCTTCCGCATCTCTTGGGCGCTCGCCACCCGTCGGCAGTGCAGCCCGGCGCGCCCAAACCGGGTCGCCACCGCAGCGGCAGGCAACGCAGCCAGCTCGCCAAGCTTCACGACGCCCAATCCCTCAAAACCCCGCACCACCTCCGGATCGCACCCCAACGCCTCTTCCGCCCGCAGCACCGATAACGGCTGCTTGCGCAAAAACTGGGTACTGGCACCAGGTGCAACCGCTGTCCCCGCACGGGCAGCAATCAGAGCTGTCGTAATCTCATCAGCAACCCCCACCATGCAGTCCACTCCCCGCAGCGCTGCCGCGTCCGCCAATAACTGCACCGCCTGTTCTTCGCCGCCATAAAACCGTGCCGCCACATCAGCAGCTACCACCGCCAGGCCTGGCCGCAGCACCTCCACGCTCGGTGTCACCTCTTCCAGTTCCCGCAACACCGGTTCAAACTCTCGCGCATCCCGGTCCTCATCCCATTCTGCGAGCGCCACCTGAGGCCACAATGCTTGCGCCTCCCGCACCCGCATCCCCCGACGCAGCCCCTGGGATCGAGCCCGCGAACTGCAGGCTTTGATGCGATGCTGCTTCACCACGGCGTCCACCCCAGCCGCATGGGTTGGCCAGTCCGGAAACCACACCGCCATGACCCGCATTTACACCACCCGCAAATGCGACTGCGCCTCACCCACCGTGAGCTTTTGGACGCGGCGCCCCATTTTTGTTGTTATCTCGACGTCAATTTCCAGGCCACGAATCCGGCCTGTACCAGGACCGATACCATGAAAACGCGTCACTTTAGCCGTCAGTGTCAGGTGCGGGGACGGGCTCGTAAGATTCACAAGCAGCACCGCAGCGTTGCCGTTACGCACCTTGCCCAACAGCGGGCGTGCCCGCACTGGCGACAATTCCTGGGGCGCCTCTGCCCGGTAAATCACCACATCCATCCCCTCAGTCAGCACGGCCACGGTATTCAGCGGATCCGGGCCCGGGTCAGGGACTGTGACTACGTTGGGCAGCGACTGCGCAACATCCGACAGCAGCAGCTCTGGCCAGCCCACCACAGCAACAGAATTTCCTTCCTGCACCGCTGCTCGAATGATCTCAACCACAAAAGCGGGAGTATCCGTGCAGTGCACCACCGCGCGACGCGGGAAGGTTAGCTGAAGCGTCGGCGGGGCAGGTATCCCCTGTTCTTCCGGAAGCTCTGGCCTGGGCGCCGCCCCTACGGCTTCCATGCGCGCCCGAAGAGTGGCGATGCGATCCTCCCGACTTAGCGTCGAGAGCTCACCCGCCACAATTTTTCGAACGCTTGTTCCCTCCATGGGTAACAGTATTGCGGGTCGTTGTGGCGCTCGTCAAGCCGAGAGCGCACGGTTTCATGACGGCTAACAAAACCTCTGTCCATTTCAAACCTTCTCAGGCGAGGTCATACCGTTGCGCCCACCGCGTCAGCGCATGCCGGTTCGATTGCTGGGTCTTGCGCAGAATGTTCGAAGAGTGGGTCTCTACTGTCTTAATGGAGATAAACAGCTCGGCGGCGATTTCTTTGTAGGTGTAACCGCGGGCCAGCAAGCGCAATACTTCCAGCTCTCGGCGGGTCAGTGCGTCAACTAGCTCTGGCTGCTCGGCCGGTTCGTCTACTACACCTGCTCCCGCGTGCGCATCAGGGGTGGCAAAGGCATCGAGAACAAAACCTGCGAGGCGTGGCGAGAACACTGCGTCGCCTTCGTGGACTCGGCGGATGGCGTCGACAAGCTCGGCGCCGTTGATTGATTTGGTGACGTACCCGCGGGCGCCAGCGCGGATCACGGAAATCACGTCCTCAGCGGCATCGGATACGGATAACGCCAGGTAGCGCGGGGTGGGGGCGCCGGCGATCACTGCGAGGCCACCGCCGTCGGGCATGTGCACATCGAGGAGCACAACATCCGGATTTGTGCGTGAAATCCCCTCGACAGCCTCCGCTACGCTGCCTGCCTCGCCGACGATATCCACCTGCCCGGAAATCTCCGCGCGGACACCGGAGCGGAAGACGGAGTGATCATCAACAAGAAAGACACGTATCATGCCTCCGAGTCTACTGGCATCTGGATATGTATTTCAGTGCCTTCACCAGGCGCCGTCTTCACAAACACCTCACCCCCGGCGCGCTCCACGCGACCGCAAATGGAGTCTTGCAGTCCGTGCCGGGAAGGAGCTACCTGGGAAGGATCGAAGCCTACCCCGCGGTCCCGGACGAAAATCTCCACATCCCCAAAGACCTCGCAGTACACGTCGAGGTTCGTCACCTGTGCGTGCTTCGCCGCATTGACCATGGCTTCACGAGCCGCCAGCACGGCAGCTTGTGTTTCATCAGTGATCGGAGCGTCCCCCACCGTCACCGGGGCAATACGGATCCCGTACATATCTTCCACTTCGCCGGCTGCTAATTCCAGGGCTTGGGAGACGGTACTAGAAGAGGAGGTTTTGCCGTCGAAAAGCCACTGCCGTAGTTCGCGTTCCTGTCCCCGCGCCAACCGCGCGACCTCGGCGGAGTCTTCGGCGCGTTTCTGAATCAGGGCGAGCGTTTGCAGCACCGAATCGTGGATGCGGGACGCGATCTCGGCACGTTCTTCCGCTTTGGCTTTCTCATCGCGTTCCTCGGTGAGGCGCTGCCACATACGCAGCAGCAGCGGAATCGCCAGCACCGCGGCGCCTAACAGGGTTACCATCACCGCCACGATCGTCGCTACGAACAACGCAGGATCAGCCCAGTTCACCGCCACGACAAAAATTCCGAGCAGCACCAAGCTCATGCCCCCGAAAATAGAGACCGCATTCTTGGGTTGCGCGAGCGATTCCACTCCTTGGTCGTAGGCCCGCCACGCCACTAACGCACCAACGCCCACCACCAGCAGCGGGATCAACGAGGAACCCTCGAAGCCTGTCAGCACTGACAAGCTGAGCACCGCCGCTGCCATGCCCAGCACCACAATCCCGAGGTTGACGAGCCGCGGGATCTCCGTTTTGGTCGGCACTTCCGGTTCTTGTCCCACCGGGGACGGCTTCGTCAACATCCAGGTGCCCATATAAAATGCCAGCCCCATGCCACCAAGAAGACACGACACCAGCAGCACCAGGCGCACGGTCAGCACGTCAACATCAAGGTGAACAGCCAAACCAGACGCCACGCCGCCAACAACACGCTTCCGCGGGCGATAAAACTTGGGGTACATCATGACTGCTATCTTCGCACGCTTTTATCTTTTTGAAATCAGTGGAAACCCTGATGTTTTCTTCCTTGTTTTGCGGGATCATAAAAGTATGAATACACAGACTATTAATGCCATGTGGGAGACCCGCCCTGCCCGCATCCCTTCCAGCCAAGGGGGCAATGCAAAAATCGCCGGTGTCTGTGAAGGCATCGGTGTTCGCTACCAGATCGACCCGACGCTTATCCGCATCCTATTCGTAGCCGCTGGCTTGGCGGGAGGAGGGCTCGGCGTCTACCTGGTGGCATGGCTCATCATGCCACGCTTCTCGACGCAATATTCCCCCATCGAAGCCATGATTAAAAACCTCGGCGACGAATACAAAAAGGAAAAAGAAACCGGGTGGTGGCTCCTTATCGCCCTCGTTATTTTCGGGTTTAGCGCCACCAGCACGAGCGGTGATTTCCTCAGCGGAACTTCCCTTGTCTCATTAGGATTGGCGTTCGGCGCCTGGTATTTCCTACACACCAAACAACCAACGCCGCCGAAGGTTGATACCGCGTTGATCCACCCCGCACCTGGGTTTGAAATGCCTACCCCACCAGCGTGGGATCCGCTCGGCGCGGTCCCTTCGCTGTGGCATCTGCCAGAGCCCGGCGCAGCTACGCCGCCTCCCGCCCCGAAAAAGAAGTCGCACGGCTGGATATGGATCGCAGGCGCTGTCATTATCTTGGGATGCACGGCACTGGCCAGCATGTTTAGCGGCCGCATTGTGGACACCATGTCAGAGCCGGCCTCCGCGCTCATCGTCGTCAACTCCCCTGATGAATTGCAAGAGTCTTACGATAACGGCATCGGCGATCTCAACCTAGATCTCAGCCAACTCGGTCCATTACCGAATGACCGCACCGTGACCGTCACCCACGATCTAGGCGACCTTGATCTCACGCTGCCTAAAGACGTTCCGGTGCAACTCCAGTGCCACACCAGCGTCAGCAAATACCGCGTCGGAGAGTCCAACTGCGTCTCTGGACTCTACAACCAAGGCGACGGCCACATGCTCACCGTCAACATCACCAGCGGTATCGGTGATGTCTACATCGGCTACTAACTCCAATCGCTGCACACCTTGGGCCCCGCACCGGCGGGGCCTTTTCGCGCTAGGGGGGAGGCGTCGACAAGCATGCGTGGGCTCAAAAAGGTAACCCTGACGTTTTAAGTTCAGGGCTAAATCAGGACAAACCCCGATGTATTTAGGGTGCCTGAGCAGCCACAATAAAAGCATGACAACGACACAACCAGGGACAGAACAGTTTTCCCCAAGCTTTGAACAGATGTGGGCGCAGCGCCCACTGCGCCTCCCGAAAGGCATCTACGGTGACGCGAAAATCGCCGGTGTCTGCGAAGGCATCTCCGCCCGCTACCAGGTAGACGTCACACTCGTCCGGATCTATTTTCTCTTGGCCGCGTTCTTCGGCGGTGGTGTGCTCGCCTACCTCATCGCATGGCTGATCATGCGGCGCCCAGACTGCCAGCTCTCCCCCATCGAAGCCGCAATCAAACCAGGTGGTGGGCACGCCCCCGCAGAGCAGCGCCTCGGCTGGTGGCTCCTGGTAGCTGTCCTCGTATTGGGCCTGGGCACGGTAGGAACCAGCCTCATCGCGCTTATCGGCAGCTCCACCTTCATCACCTTCGCCGTCACCTTCGGTGTCTGGTACCTCCTCCACAAGCGCGCCCCCATCGCCTAAGTTTTTCAGAAAGCAGGAATCATGAACAACGACAACAACGACCGCACTCCTCCATCTTGGGACCCACTTGGCGCAGCACCGTTTGCCTGGGACCTTCCGGACCCCAACGCCTCCACCTACGCAGCGAAAAGCAGCAACCCGCTCAAATGGGTCTTCCGTATCCTCATCGGCATCGCGCTGGCTTTCATCCTCGCCATCGCAGGAGTCGCCACATTTGGCGGCACCGTCCTGGCGGCCATGAACGACGACTATGTCAGCGGCGAACCAGCATTCGAAGACAGCAAAGAAGACCGTGACGTCTATGTTGCTAACGTCGGCAACCTGAAACGACACCATGAGTTCGGAGACAACGACGTCGACTTCGACCTGTCCAATGTGGGTCCACTCGATGAGAAGCGAACCGTCACTATCACCCACGGCTCCGGTGACCTCAACCTCACCTTGCCAGATGACACTCGTGTCCGAATCAGGCACAGCGACAAGACCGATCCGCTCGCTCAAGGCGAAGAGATCTACAACCTCGATGCCGACGGCAAAACCCTCACCGTCAAAGTCATCAGCAACGGTGGTGAACTGAACATCAACTAGTGGCCGCTCGCGGATAGCGATTGGTGCTGGCGAACAAATCCCTACGCCTTCCCGGTGTATTTACCTAGGTAAACGTGACGGGAAGGCGTAGGGATTTAATCCGCGCACCGAATCGCTATCAAGTGAAAGCACAAACAAGCGCCCCGGGCACTGGCCACGGGGCGCTTATTCGAACGTTACTCCCACTCGATGGTTCCCGGAGGCTTGGAGGTGCAGTCCAGCACCACTCGGTTCACATCCGGGACTTCGTTGGTAATGCGGGTGGAAATTTTCTCCAGAACGTCGTAAGGCAGACGGGTCCAGTCAGCGGTCATCGCGTCCTCGGAAGACACTGGGCGCAGCACGATCGGGTGGCCATAGGTGCGGCCGTCGCCTTGGACGCCGACGGAACGGACGTCGGCAAGCAGCACGACGGGGCACTGCCAAATTTCGTTGTCCAGGCCGGCTGCGGTGAGCTCAGTGCGGGCGATCAGGTCAGCGGCGCGCAGAGTTTGGAGGCGCTCTTCGGTGACTTCACCGATGATGCGAATGCCCAGGCCTGGGCCTGGGAACGGCTGGCGGTTCACGATTTCTTCTGGCAGGCCCAGCTCACGGCCGACGGCGCGGACCTCGTCCTTGAACAGCAGGCGCAGTGGCTCGACGAGTTCAAATTCGACGTCGTCAGGCAGGCCACCGACGTTGTGGTGGCTCTTGATGTTCGCGGTGCCGGCGCCGCCCCCGGACTCGACGACGTCCGGGTACAGGGTGCCTTGCACCAGGTAGCCCACGTCCTGGCCTTCCAGCACCGAAGCGACGGCGCGCTCGAAGGAACGAATGAACTCCGCACCGATGGCCTTACGCTTGGCTTCCGGCTCGGTCACACCGGCGAGCTTGGAAAGGAACGCAGCGCGCTCATCCACAGTCACCAACCGCGCACCGGTTGCGGCCACGAAGTCCTTCTCCACCTGCTCGCGTTCGCCCGCGCGCAGCAGACCGTGGTCAACAAACACACAGGTCAGGCGGTCCCCGATGGCGCGCTGCACCAGGGCGGCAGCCACCGCAGAATCCACACCGCCGGACAGGCCACAGATCGCGCGCCCCTCTGGGCCAACCTGCTCCTTCACCGCGACGATGAGCTCCTCAGCAATGTTAGCCGGGGTCCAATCCTGCTCCAGGCCAGCGATCTCAGTGAGGAACTTGACCAGCACTTCTTGGCCATGTGGCGAGTGCATGACCTCTGGGTGGTACTGCACACCAGCCATCCGCTTTTCGACGCACTCAAACGCCGCAACCGGCGCACCAGCGGATTTCGCAGTGACAGTGAAACCTTCAGGGGCTTCATGCACGGCATCGCCGTGTGACATCCACACCTTGTGTGTCTGCTCGAAACCTGCGTGGAGGATACCACCGGTGACAGACATGTCGGTGCGCCCGTACTCACGGTTACCCGTGTTGGCGACAACGCCACCGAGGGCGTGAGTCATGGTTTGGAAGCCGTAGCAGATGCCAAAGACCGGCAGTCCGAGCTCGAACACGCCCGGGTCGATCTTCGGCGCGCCGTCCTCGTAGACGGAGGACGGTCCGCCAGACAGAATCAGCGCAGACGGGTTCTTAGCGGTAATTTCCTCAATGCTGGCCGTGTGTGGAACAACCTCAGAGTAGATCCGGGCTTCACGCACACGTCGCGCAATGAGCTGGGCATATTGGGCGCCGAAATCGACGACGAGTACTGGGCGATGTTGAGTCACACCTGCAGTTTAGCCCACGTGGACATGTGGACGCGACTACCCTGGGGCGAACCAAAAAGGCAGCCAACAGGAATGCTGGCTGCCTTGGTTAAAGCGAGGTGGGGTTAACGAACCCCGAGCGCTACCTTTTGGAAGCTCTTGAGATCCGTGTAACCACACTTGGCCAGTGCGCGACGCAAACCACCGACGAAGTTGAGGTGGCCGAATGCATCGGTAGATGGGCCGTGCAGCACAACCTCCAGGGATGGCGCAGGGGTGTCTTCCAGGTATTCTGCGGACACCACGCCTCGTGGGAACCGTGGGTGCGCGGCCACTGCTGGCCAGTAGTAACCCTTGCCGGCTGCTTCTGCGGCCTGCGAGAGTGGGGCGCCCAGCGCAACGGCGTCAGCGCCACAAGCAATGGCCTTCACGACGTCACCAGACGTTTCAATCTCACCATCCGCGATGATGTGCACGTAGCGACCACCCGTTTCATCCAGGTACTCACGTCGCGCGGCTGCGGCGTCGGCAATGGCAGTAGCCATCGGGGTTTCCAGCCCGAGGGCGGTGACGTTCGTGTTGTCACCGCCGCCGACGATAATTCCAGCAGCACCGGCACGCATGAGGTGCATCGCGGTAGTGTAGTCGCCCACGCCACCGGCGATTACCGGAACGTCCAGGTTACCGATGAACTCCTTCAGGTTGAGGGGCTCGCCGTCGGCCTGCACATGCTCCGCGGAGATGAGCGTGCCCTGGATGATGAGCAGCTCAGCGCCTGCCTTCACGACGACCGGTGCCAGTTCACGACACCGCTGCGGCGACACTCGCACTGCCACCGTCGCACCCGAGGAACGCACTTCGGCGATCCGCTCAGACAGCAAGTCAGTGTCCAACGGCGCCGCGTGCAGCTCCTGCAATTTAGCGATTGCTTTGGAGTTGAGGATGTCGGTGGACAGCAGCTCGTCCTTCGCAGCTGTTACGACCTGATCGATGGCGCCTTCCAGGTCAGCGTGGCGTCCCCAGAGGCCTTCGGCGTTGATCACTCCGAGGCCACCCTGCTTGTCCATCTCGATGACGAACTCTGGCGTTGCCAAAGCATCGGTCGGGTGGGACATGAAAGGAATGTCGAAGGTGTACGCGTCGATGTGCCAGGTAGTGTCTACGTCCTTGGAGGAACGGGTGCGACGCGAAGGGATGATGGAAATGTCGTTCAGGCTGAAAGCGCGGCGCGCTTCACGGCCCATGCCAATTTCGACAATGTCTCGCACGATGAATCCTTAGCGCATGTAGTAGTTAGGTGCTTCGACAGTCATTTGAATGTCGTGTGGGTGGGACTCGCGCAGGCCAGCTGCGGTGATCTGGACGAAGCGGGCGTTTTGCAGCTCCTCCACGGTGGCGGAACCGGTGTAGCCCATAGCAGCGCGCAGACCGCCCACCAGCTGGTGGATGATCGAATCAATGTTGCCTCGGAACGGCACACGCCCTTCAATGCCTTCTGGCACCAGCTTCTCTTCGCTCTTCACATCTGCCTGGAAGTAACGGTCCTTGGAGTAGGAACGCTTCTCACCGGTCAGGCCACGGCCCTGCATAGCGCCGAGGGAGCCCATGCCACGGTACATCTTGTACTGCTTACCGTTGACCACGGTAATCTCGCCTGGGGCTTCTGCGGTGCCGGCCAGCATGGAGCCGAGCATCACGGTGGATGCGCCAGCTGCCAGTGCCTTGGCGATGTCGCCAGAGAACTGCATACCGCCGTCGGCGATGATCGGAACGCCTGCCTTCTTAGCAGCGGCAGCGGCCTCCATGATGGCGGTGATCTGCGGTGCGCCCACGCCGGCGACCACACGAGTGGTGCAGATGGAACCTGGACCAATACCGACCTTGATGGCGTCAGCGCCAGCGTCGATCATGGCCTGAGCGGCGCCACGGGTGGCGAGGTTACCGCCGATGATCTGGACTTTATCGCCGAATCCTTGCTTCACGCGGGCGACCATGTCCAGGACGCCACGGTTGTGGGCGTGTGCGGTGTCGACGATGAGGACATCAACTCCGGCGTCGACAAGCGCGCCTGCCCGCGCCCAGGAATCCGGGCCGGTGCCGATGCCTGCACCCACGAGCAGACGACCGGAGGCATCCTTGGAGGAATCCGGGTACATCTCGGTCTTCACAAAGTCCTTGACGGTGATCAGGCCGACCAGTTTGCCTTGCTTATCGACGATCGGAAGCTTTTCTACCTTGTTTGCGGACAGCAGCCCCAGTGCTTCTTCCTTGGAGACACCTTCCTCAGCCACCACGAGCGGCATCGGGGTCATGACTTCAGCGACCTTGCGGTCCATGTTCGCTTCGAAACGCATATCGCGGTTGGTGCAGATACCCACCAGCTTGCCGGTCTCATCCACCACAGGGAGACCGGAAATGCGGTAGCGGGCGCACAGCGCGTCAACTTCACCGATGGTCATTTCCGGAGAACACGTGATCGGGTTGGTGACCATGCCGGACTCGGAGCGCTTCACGATCTCGACCTGCTCCGCCTGATCCTCGGTGGAAAGGTTACGGTGCAGCACACCCATACCGCCCTGGCGAGCCATGGCAATAGCCATGCGGGCCTCGGTGACGGTGTCCATGGCAGCGGACACGATTGGGGTCTTGAGTCGAACCTCACGAGTCAGTTGGCTGGAGGTGTCCACATCGGATGGAATAACGTTGGACTCATCCGGAATAAGCAGCACATCATCAAAGGTCAGGCCCACAAGGGCAACCTTATTTGGATCATCTCCACCGGTCGCTACGCGATTGTCAGTCATCTAGTCCTCCTCGAAGCAAGTAATTGCTTCCTAGAGTAGTGCGTTCCTGGCTTTTAAGTTAATTCACGGTAAGGTTTGCACTGTGAACTTTGAAGGAATGCCACTCGACCCTTTTGCGGACGATCCCAACGATCCCGCATCATTCCTCGAACCCGAGGATGATTTCCCGCCACTGACCATCGATGAGCGCGCCCATGTCCTCGAAGACCTCACCCTGCTGGAAAAGTTCCAGGCAGCCCTGGAGCCCCGCGGCGTCCTCGGAATCTTCTTCTTCTGCGAAGACTGCGCCGAGCCACACTACTACAACTGGGAAATCATGAAGGACAACATGCGGTCCATCCTCAGTGGCCAGCAAAGCCCAGTGCACGAACCATCCGCAAACCCGGATGTGCAAGCGTATGTACCGTGGGACTATTGCCTCGGGTACCTGGATGGACTAGAAGCTAGATAGGTTCCCGGAATTTAGCGTACCGATGGGATTTTGAAGCCACGGATCGTCCCATCCGTACGCTAAATCTCCGCTCTGGCCACACGAAAAAGCCTCGCATCACTGCGAGGCTTTTGGCTTTTAGTGCTTTGGCGTAGGGG
It contains:
- a CDS encoding sucrase ferredoxin, yielding MNADVFCSTGRAEPLPGTAKTGKIFLAIEHAHGWGHDVMDGDAFGPEITEQLASYLKRMGATVQLIRKAGREGQQRANTTVFIAFTEVGVVEKLMISDISQLWDIDISAPGRSGGEEVDHPVVLVCTHGKRDRCCALKGRPLAADLTCAFDGDIIWESSHTKGHRFAPSIITLPWGYSYGRLNSSAAIDMVRHLQRGELFLPGNRGRSCCTKTEQVAELAVATELVAAGERVMMGALQASGQRVTHPDGRTWDITFAKKEVPNVISSCGEPPKTGKAVVVDRIKQVI
- a CDS encoding AMIN-like domain-containing (lipo)protein, encoding MNAIFRYARSTALVAAVSLAAIGLTACGTTETSSGGPTNIQKHSLATDSTPSPAPESTDLSPLGKTDPTMKTHAMEAPAKLVPVAMRAGTHKSFDRVVVEFTGEGTPGWHVDYIPTPQQQASGQDLPVSGDSFLNVNIDGTTYPFEIGVPEQELTPVKGAGPAVNEVVSGGTFEGRSQFIIGLNGAPRPYSVSFLEDPKRLVIDFEQN
- a CDS encoding Y-family DNA polymerase is translated as MAVWFPDWPTHAAGVDAVVKQHRIKACSSRARSQGLRRGMRVREAQALWPQVALAEWDEDRDAREFEPVLRELEEVTPSVEVLRPGLAVVAADVAARFYGGEEQAVQLLADAAALRGVDCMVGVADEITTALIAARAGTAVAPGASTQFLRKQPLSVLRAEEALGCDPEVVRGFEGLGVVKLGELAALPAAAVATRFGRAGLHCRRVASAQEMRKVAPELPTAELRVELTPEELITRVDEAAFVARTLAVTLHDKLRQAGVVCQRLRVIAEFDVQLERVWRTREALTEQATADRVRWQLDGWLTSRELPGIRTLALEPVEVTAPGNDAGLWGGSGERAAQVRRVVSRVQSMLGTDAVLQPRAVGGRGPAECVELVPYGEEAAPARADGPWLGAIPSPRPARSVTHPAATLQLIDATGSDVYVTADAVLNTQPAWLVRGGRKFPVTAWAGPWPVDERWWEETGRRYARLQLVAQYDDAPRALLLLWLAGRWRVEATYD
- a CDS encoding LuxR C-terminal-related transcriptional regulator; translated protein: MRVFLVDDHSVFRSGVRAEISGQVDIVGEAGSVAEAVEGISRTNPDVVLLDVHMPDGGGLAVIAGAPTPRYLALSVSDAAEDVISVIRAGARGYVTKSINGAELVDAIRRVHEGDAVFSPRLAGFVLDAFATPDAHAGAGVVDEPAEQPELVDALTRRELEVLRLLARGYTYKEIAAELFISIKTVETHSSNILRKTQQSNRHALTRWAQRYDLA
- a CDS encoding ATP-binding protein, translating into MMYPKFYRPRKRVVGGVASGLAVHLDVDVLTVRLVLLVSCLLGGMGLAFYMGTWMLTKPSPVGQEPEVPTKTEIPRLVNLGIVVLGMAAAVLSLSVLTGFEGSSLIPLLVVGVGALVAWRAYDQGVESLAQPKNAVSIFGGMSLVLLGIFVVAVNWADPALFVATIVAVMVTLLGAAVLAIPLLLRMWQRLTEERDEKAKAEERAEIASRIHDSVLQTLALIQKRAEDSAEVARLARGQERELRQWLFDGKTSSSSTVSQALELAAGEVEDMYGIRIAPVTVGDAPITDETQAAVLAAREAMVNAAKHAQVTNLDVYCEVFGDVEIFVRDRGVGFDPSQVAPSRHGLQDSICGRVERAGGEVFVKTAPGEGTEIHIQMPVDSEA
- a CDS encoding PspC domain-containing protein, producing MNTQTINAMWETRPARIPSSQGGNAKIAGVCEGIGVRYQIDPTLIRILFVAAGLAGGGLGVYLVAWLIMPRFSTQYSPIEAMIKNLGDEYKKEKETGWWLLIALVIFGFSATSTSGDFLSGTSLVSLGLAFGAWYFLHTKQPTPPKVDTALIHPAPGFEMPTPPAWDPLGAVPSLWHLPEPGAATPPPAPKKKSHGWIWIAGAVIILGCTALASMFSGRIVDTMSEPASALIVVNSPDELQESYDNGIGDLNLDLSQLGPLPNDRTVTVTHDLGDLDLTLPKDVPVQLQCHTSVSKYRVGESNCVSGLYNQGDGHMLTVNITSGIGDVYIGY
- a CDS encoding PspC domain-containing protein, coding for MTTTQPGTEQFSPSFEQMWAQRPLRLPKGIYGDAKIAGVCEGISARYQVDVTLVRIYFLLAAFFGGGVLAYLIAWLIMRRPDCQLSPIEAAIKPGGGHAPAEQRLGWWLLVAVLVLGLGTVGTSLIALIGSSTFITFAVTFGVWYLLHKRAPIA
- the guaA gene encoding glutamine-hydrolyzing GMP synthase, translated to MTQHRPVLVVDFGAQYAQLIARRVREARIYSEVVPHTASIEEITAKNPSALILSGGPSSVYEDGAPKIDPGVFELGLPVFGICYGFQTMTHALGGVVANTGNREYGRTDMSVTGGILHAGFEQTHKVWMSHGDAVHEAPEGFTVTAKSAGAPVAAFECVEKRMAGVQYHPEVMHSPHGQEVLVKFLTEIAGLEQDWTPANIAEELIVAVKEQVGPEGRAICGLSGGVDSAVAAALVQRAIGDRLTCVFVDHGLLRAGEREQVEKDFVAATGARLVTVDERAAFLSKLAGVTEPEAKRKAIGAEFIRSFERAVASVLEGQDVGYLVQGTLYPDVVESGGGAGTANIKSHHNVGGLPDDVEFELVEPLRLLFKDEVRAVGRELGLPEEIVNRQPFPGPGLGIRIIGEVTEERLQTLRAADLIARTELTAAGLDNEIWQCPVVLLADVRSVGVQGDGRTYGHPIVLRPVSSEDAMTADWTRLPYDVLEKISTRITNEVPDVNRVVLDCTSKPPGTIEWE